A single window of Sander lucioperca isolate FBNREF2018 chromosome 22, SLUC_FBN_1.2, whole genome shotgun sequence DNA harbors:
- the LOC116061115 gene encoding E3 ubiquitin-protein ligase TRIM39-like isoform X2 — protein MASSNSLLSEEQFLCPICLDVFTRPVSTPCGHNFCMSCITSYWDDIPVSQCPVCKETFERRPDLKVNTFISELASQFMTLQVDAHIWSTDQHQARCGAAVLCDFCTDTQREAVNSCLECLTSYCDVHLEPHHRAAGLKTHTLVEPLASLEDRICKEHTRLLTLFCRKDKVLLCDVCASLCHVNHDVVPVQRAYEEKKALLGDTEASVQQMIQERLQKVRAMKESVKQSNTETKDVIANSVQDLTALISEIQKSQTELVKVIEEKQKAAEEQADGFISSMEREITELQRTTMKLRELKQTEDQLCFLQSFPNSSILPHTMDLSTFSFNRQVEIHHIRKTLNKSMSQLRMLLNKMTTEIQQFSDGTDVSNDATLRYVQQYEVDIVLDPDTAHRRLILSNDRKQVRYSSDSGLRRNLNPNMFTTHLAVLGQRGFSSRRFYFEVFVGGKTEWNLGVAKASIQRRGALVRSPHCGLWAIMFQKDKFVTFCSPEVPVALGKVERVGVFVDYDGGQVSFYDVQTATLIYSFTECVFTEELHPYFNPCDNEFGSNLGPMIIVPVSRTV, from the coding sequence atggcCTCCAGCAACAGTCTCTTGTCTGAGGAGCAGTTTCTGTGTCCCATCTGCCTGGATGTGTTCACTCGGCCAGTTTCCACTCCATGTGGACACAACTTCTGCATGTCCTGTATCACGTCCTACTGGGACGACATACCAGTCAGCCAGTGTCCCGTCTGTAAGGAAACTTTTGAAAGGAGACCGGACCTTAAAGTCAACACTTTCATCTCAGAGCTTGCATCTCAGTTCATGACGCTTCAAGTAGACGCTCACATCTGGAGCACAGACCAACATCAGGCTCGCTGTGGTGCTGCGGTGCTGTGTGATTTTTGTACCGACACCCAGCGAGAGGCTGTCAATTCCTGTCTGGAGTGTCTGACTTCTTACTGTGACGTCCATCTAGAGCCTCATCACAGAGCTGCGGgcctgaagacacacacactggttgAACCCTTGGCGAGCCTGGAGGACAGGATCTGCAAGGAGCACACCAGACTCCTGACTTTGTTCTGTAGAAAGGACAAGGTTTTGCTGTGTGACGTCTGCGCCAGTTTGTGCCACGTGAACCATGACGTTGTTCCTGTGCAGCGAGCGTATGAAGAGAAGAAGGCTCTGCTGGGGGACACTGAGGCCAGCGTGCAGCAGATGATCCAGGAAAGACTGCAGAAGGTCCGAGCCATGAAGGAGTCAGTAAAACAAAGCAATACAGAAACCAAAGATGTGATAGCAAACAGCGTGCAGGACTTGACGGCGCTGATCTCTGAGATCCAGAAGAGTCAGACGGAGCTTGTGAAGGTGATCGAGGAGAAGCAAAAAGCAGCAGAAGAACAAGCAGATGGGTTCATTAGCAGTATGGAGCGAGAGAtcacagagctgcagaggaCAACCATGAAGCTGAGGGAGCTGAAACAGACTGAAGACCAGCTTTGTTTCCTCCAGAGCTTCCCAAACTCATCCATCCTACCACACACAATGGACTTGTCCACATTCAGTTTTAACAGACAAGTGGAGATACACCACATACGGAAAACTTTGAACAAATCAATGTCTCAACTGCGAATGTTGCTGAATAAAATGACCACAGAAATTCAGCAGTTCTCTGACGGCACAGATGTGTCAAACGATGCTACGCTGAGATATGTGCAGCAGTATGAGGTAGACATTGTGCTCGATCCTGACACAGCTCACCGTCGGCTCATCTTATCTAATGACAGGAAACAGGTGAGGTACAGCAGTGATTCAGGTTTGAGGAGAAACCTGAACCCTAACATGTTCACTACACATCTTGCAGTTCTGGGACAGAGAGGCTTCTCGTCACGTAGGTTTTACTTTGAGGTGTTTGTGGGTGGAAAGACTGAGTGGAATCTGGGTGTGGCCAAGGCGTCGATCCAAAGGAGGGGGGCGCTTGTTAGGAGTCCTCACTGTGGACTCTGGGCCATCATGTTCCAAAAGGATAAGTTTGTAACCTTCTGCTCTCCTGAAGTGCCAGTAGCCTTGGGCAAAGTGGAGCGGGTCGGtgtgtttgtggattatgaTGGAGGGCAAGTTTCTTTCTATGACGTCCAGACCGCAACACTCATTTACTCGTTTACTGAGTGTGTCTTTACTGAGGAACTGCATCCGTACTTTAATCCTTGTGATAATGAATTTGGTTCAAACTTGGGGCCGATGATAATTGTTCCCGTCAGTCGTACGGTGTGA
- the LOC116061115 gene encoding E3 ubiquitin-protein ligase TRIM39-like isoform X1: MAFSNSLLSEEQFLCPICLDVFTRPVSTPCGHNFCMSCLTSYWDDIPVSQCPVCKETFERRPDLKVNTFISELASQFMTLQVDAHIWSTDQHQARCGAAVLCDICTDTQREAVNSCLECLTSYCDVHLEPHHRAAGLKTHTLVEPLASLEDRICKEHTRLLTLFCRKDEVLLCDVCASLRHVNHDVVPVQRAYEEKKALLGDTEASVQQMIQERLQKVRAMKESVKQSKTETKDVIANSVQDLTALISEIQKSQTKLVKVIEEKQKAAEEQADGFISSMEREITELQRTTMKLRELKQTEDQLCFLQSFPNSSILPHTMDLSTFSFNRQVEIHHIRKTLNKSMSQLRMLLNKMTTEIQQFSDGTDVSNDATLRYVQQYEVDIVLDPDTAHPLLILSNDRKQVRYSSDLGLWVNQNLNPNRFTEHLAVLGQRGFSSRRFYFEVFVGGKTEWCLGVATATVQRRGALVRSPYCGLWAIWFLKDKFETFKSPNVPVHLGIVEQVGVFVDYDGGQVSFYDVQTATLIYSFTECVFTEELHPYFNPCDNEFGSNLEPLIIVPVSRTV, translated from the coding sequence ATGGCCTTCAGCAACAGTCTCTTGTCTGAGGAGCAGTTTCTGTGTCCCATCTGCCTGGATGTGTTCACTCGGCCAGTTTCCACTCCATGTGGACACAACTTCTGCATGTCCTGTCTCACGTCCTACTGGGACGACATACCAGTCAGCCAGTGTCCTGTCTGTAAGGAAACTTTTGAAAGGAGACCGGACCTTAAAGTCAACACTTTCATCTCAGAGCTTGCATCTCAGTTCATGACGCTTCAAGTAGACGCTCACATCTGGAGCACAGACCAACATCAGGCTCGCTGTGGTGCTGCGGTGCTGTGTGATATTTGTACCGACACCCAGCGAGAGGCTGTCAATTCCTGTCTGGAGTGTCTGACTTCTTACTGTGACGTCCATCTAGAGCCTCATCACAGAGCTGCGGgcctgaagacacacacactggttgAACCCTTGGCGAGCCTGGAGGACAGGATCTGCAAGGAGCACACCAGACTCCTGACTTTGTTCTGTAGAAAAGACGAGGTTTTGCTGTGTGACGTCTGCGCCAGTTTGCGCCACGTGAACCATGACGTTGTTCCTGTGCAGCGAGCGTATGAAGAGAAGAAGGCTCTGCTGGGGGACACTGAGGCCAGCGTGCAGCAGATGATCCAGGAAAGACTGCAGAAGGTCCGAGCCATGAAGGAGTCAGTAAAACAAAGCAAGACAGAAACCAAAGATGTGATAGCAAACAGCGTGCAGGACTTGACGGCGCTGATCTCTGAGATCCAGAAGAGTCAGACGAAGCTTGTGAAAGTGATCGAGGAGAAGCAAAAAGCAGCAGAAGAACAAGCAGATGGGTTCATTAGCAGTATGGAGCGAGAGAtcacagagctgcagaggaCAACCATGAAGCTGAGGGAGCTGAAACAGACTGAAGACCAGCTTTGTTTCCTCCAGAGCTTCCCAAACTCATCCATCCTACCACACACAATGGACTTGTCCACATTCAGTTTTAACAGACAAGTGGAGATACACCACATACGGAAAACTTTGAACAAATCAATGTCTCAACTGCGAATGTTGCTGAATAAAATGACCACAGAAATTCAGCAGTTCTCTGACGGCACAGATGTGTCAAACGATGCTACGCTGAGATATGTGCAGCAGTATGAGGTAGACATTGTGCTCGATCCTGACACAGCTCACCCTCTGCTCATCTTATCTAATGACAGGAAACAGGTGAGGTACAGCAGTGATTTAGGTTTGTGGGTAAACCAGAACCTGAACCCAAATAGGTTTACAGAACATCTTGCAGTTCTGGGACAGAGAGGCTTCTCGTCACGTAGGTTTTACTTTGAGGTGTTTGTGGGTGGAAAGACTGAGTGGTGTCTGGGCGTGGCCACGGCAACGGTCCAGAGGAGGGGGGCGCTTGTTAGGAGTCCTTACTGTGGACTCTGGGCCATCTGGTTCCTAAAGGATAAGTTTGAAACCTTCAAGTCTCCAAATGTGCCGGTACACTTGGGTATAGTGGAGCAGGTCGGtgtgtttgtggattatgaCGGAGGGCAAGTTTCTTTCTATGACGTCCAGACCGCAACACTCATTTACTCGTTTACTGAGTGTGTCTTTACTGAGGAACTGCATCCGTACTTTAATCCTTGTGATAATGAATTCGGTTCAAACTTGGAACCGTTGATAATCGTTCCTGTCAGTCGTACAGTGTGA
- the LOC116061114 gene encoding neurotrypsin-like, with product MTRTHRAARMALTSREMLCLIGTACLWLPLWAEVVAEDSYLNEVQNSVPLSCSEGFTELGYYNGTVSQTDSGAPCLKWTEFPDYVMQYPGRGLGDHSYCRNPDRESNPWCFFRQNSGAIGWAYCDCHQGAARLVGSSSSGSGRVEVYLNGQWGAVCDSHWSDRDASVICRQLGLGDIGTALQHSQFGSGSGLFHYERLGCRGDENTLSKCRSRTFVTGDCSHGNEAAVLCAPPEGNGSPLRLVGGEEDFEGRVEVFHAGRWGSVCDDQWDDRDAEVVCRQLGFGGVAKAWSWAHFGQGSGPILLDAVKCTGNELFLDQCPHGDWEQHNCDHMEDAGVSCSPYTDGVVRLVGGDSPWEGRVEVFHNGDWGTVCDDHWAQQHAEVVCRQLGYRGHAELVSDGTFGEGVGLILLDDVHCEGSETSLLDCPHGIWGRTDCSHSEDVGVRCRSQPNQETNEVLVIAPSTGPLVRLVSGSSRKEGRVEVYLHGDWGSICDSGWNNLNAAVVCRQLGHSGGAVAAGGFGQGKGPIHLDQVRCTGKEEFLGECPSLGQSIQGCRRRVDAGVRCDVTPQESAVQAKPQELSCGLRKLVEEESKRRNQGEENMLRTTWPWQVSVWLQSQEEVASPLCSGTLISPCWALTSAYCVSRFGSDPSRFVVRVGASEQTLTPEQVVLHRKFKGQSGGHDLALLKLPSTKGHCLTFDLETNAACLPAADTASGGNAPSSCVVMVTAGWTGPDSVLASWVPLLSSWQCKKRYGDSFSSHGTLCAGSPPDTSLLHDDSCQGNSGGGLVCQGEMGRWVLTGVVAGGYGCADPSSPALYTRVSRFRSWIEEVINTRAHPEELHAHKNTQEDLTHVDNDLTHTHEEHTHGEGKDKYFHVHDELKHTHDQQETNEINDIKQKHTRHSHTKQHVNTHTKSTHGHHVGDADTNTQILV from the exons ATGACACGGACACACCGGGCGGCAAGGATGGCTCTAACCAGCCGGGAAATGTTGTGCTTGATCGGAACCGCCTGCCTCTGGCTGCCGTTGTGGGCGGAG GTGGTGGCTGAGGACAGTTACTTAAACGAGGTGCAGAACTCAG TGCCTCTGTCCTGCTCTGAGGGATTCACAGAGTTGGGATACTACAACGGCACCGTGTCTCAGACGGACTCTGGCGCCCCCTGTCTAAAGTGGACCGAGTTTCCAGACTACGTCATGCAGTACCCGGGCCGAGGGCTGGGTGACCACAGCTACTGCAGGAACCCAGACCGAGAGTCCAACCCTTGGTGTTTCTTCAGACAAAACTCTGGAGCCATTGGATGGGCCTACTGCGACTGCCACCAGG gtgCAGCACGTCTGGTGGGCAGCTCGTCCTCTGGAAGTGGCCGTGTTGAGGTCTACCTGAACGGCCAGTGGGGGGCAGTGTGCGACTCTCACTGGTCAGACAGAGACGCCAGTGTGATCTGCAGGCAGCTGGGCCTGGG GGACATTGGCACGGCGTTGCAACACTCGCAGTTTGGCTCCGGCTCCGGCCTCTTCCACTACGAGCGTCTGGGTTGCCGCGGTGACGAGAACACTCTGAGTAAGTGCCGGAGCAGGACGTTCGTCACCGGTGACTGTAGCCATGGAAACGAGGCAGCAGTGTTGTGTGCGCCGCCGGAAG GCAATGGCTCTCCGCTACGATTGGTCGGAGGCGAGGAAGACTTTGAAGGTCGAGTGGAGGTGTTTCACGCAGGAAGGTGGGGGTCCGTCTGCGACGACCAGTGGGACGACAGAGATGCAGAGGTGGTGTGCAGACAGCTGGGTTTCGG GGGTGTGGCGAAGGCCTGGTCGTGGGCCCACTTTGGTCAGGGTTCAGGCCCGATCCTGCTGGATGCTGTAAAGTGCACAGGAAACGAGCTCTTCCTGGATCAGTGTCCCCATGGCGACTGGGAGCAGCACAACTGTGACCACATGGAGGATGCTGGGGTCTCCTGCAGCCCTTATACAG ATGGTGTGGTGCGTCTGGTTGGTGGAGACAGTCCATGGGAAGGTCGGGTTGAAGTTTTCCACAACGGCGACTGGGGGACGGTGTGTGACGACCACTGGGCCCAGCAGCATGCAGAGGTGGTCTGCAGACAGCTGGGCTACAG GGGTCACGCTGAGCTCGTATCAGACGGAACGTTTGGCGAGGGCGTCGGCCTGATCCTCTTGGATGACGTCCACTGTGAGGGATCAGAGACCTCTCTTCTGGACTGTCCACACGGGATCTGGGGCCGGACTGACTGCTCCCACAGTGAGGATGTGGGTGTTCGCTGCAGGAGCCAACCCAACCAAGAAACCAATGAAGTGCTGGTTATCGCACCTTCCACAG GTCCCCTGGTGCGTCTTGTGAGTGGCAGCAGCAGAAAGGAGGGTCGAGTCGAGGTGTATCTCCATGGCGACTGGGGAAGTATTTGTGACTCAGGCTGGAACAACTTGAATGCAGCCGTGGTGTGCAGACAGCTTGGACACAG TGGTGGAGCAGTAGCAGCTGGAGGGTTCGGTCAGGGGAAAGGGCCCATACACCTGGACCAGGTGAGGTGCACAGGGAAGGAGGAGTTCTTGGGAGAGTGTCCCTCTCTGGGCCAGAGCATCCAGGGCTGCAGACGCAGGGTGGATGCAGGGGTGAGGTGTGACGTTACGCCGCAGGAGTCAGCGGTACAGGCCAAGCCTCAAGAGCTGAGCTGTGGGCTGAGGAAGCtggtggaggaggagagcaAGAGGAGGAACCAgggggaggaaaacatgctcag GACTACATGGCCATGGCAGGTGTCAGTGTGGCTTCAGTCTCAAGAAGAAGTTGCCAGTCCTCTCTGTAGCGGCACCCTGATCAGCCCCTGCTGGGCCCTGACATCTGCATACTGTGTCAGCAG GTTTGGCAGCGACCCGTCCAGGTTTGTGGTGCGTGTCGGGGCTTCAGAGCAGACTCTCACTCCGGAGCAGGTGGTGCTTCACAGGAAGTTCAAGGGTCAGAGTGGAGGTCACGATCTGGCTTTGTTGAAACTACCCAGCACCAAGGGGCACtgtctgacctttgacctcgaAACCAACGCAGCATGCCTTcctgctgcagacacagcatCAGGAGGAAATGCGCCATCTTCTTGTGTTGTCATGGTTACCGCTGGCTGGACAGGACCAG ACTCGGTTCTTGCATCCTGGGTCCCTCTGTTGTCGTCATGGCAATGTAAGAAGCGCTATGGCGACAGCTTTTCCAGCCACGGCACCCTGTGTGCCGGCAGTCCTCCAGACACTAGCCTCCTCCATGACGACAGCTGTCAGGGCAACTCTGGAGGTGGGCTGGTGTGTCAGGGGGAGATGGGTCGATGGGTCCTCACTGGGGTCGTTGCCGGGGGTTACGGCTGCGCCGACCCCTCCTCTCCCGCGCTCTACACTCGAGTCAGCCGCTTCAGGAGCTGGATCGAGGAGGTCATCAACACACGAGCACATCCAGAGGAACTgcacgcacacaaaaacacacaagaagATCTGACACACGTTGACAAtgacctaacacacacacatgaggaacacacacacggagagggCAAGGATAAATACTTCCACGTGCATGACgagcttaaacacacacacgatcaacaagaaacaaatgaaatcaatgatattaaacaaaaacacacacgtcATTCACACACCAAACAGCacgttaacacacacactaaaagcACACATGGCCACCATGTTGGGgatgcagacacaaacacacaaattctGGTCTGA